In Streptomyces erythrochromogenes, the DNA window TCCCGTTCAAGAACGTGCCCGACCTGCCCGCCGGCCTCTTCGACGGGGCCGTCCCGGGCTTCGCGGTCATCGACACCGGCAACTACTACCCGCGGCAGCGCGACGGCCGGATCGCCGGCGTGGAGGACGCGGGCCTGACCGAGAGCCGCTGGACCGAGAAGCAGCTCGGGCACCCCGTGATCAAGGCCTTCAACGGCACCTACGCCCAGGACATCCTCGACCGGCACCGCCCGGCCGGCGCCGCGGACCGGATCGCGCTGCCCGTCGCGGGCGACGACGAGGCGGCGAAGAAGGCCGTGCGCGACCTCATCGAGGAGCTCGGCTTCGACACGGTCGACTCGGGCGGCCTCGACGACTCCTGGCGACAGCAGCCCGACACCCCCGTCTACGGGCTCCGGGAAGGCGTCGAAGGAGTCACCCGGGCCCTCGCCGAGGCCTCCCCGGAGCGCCCGGAGGGCTTCCGCGGCTGACTGGATCGGGCCGGCGGGAACCCCTGTCCGGGCAACGGGACGGGCCCTGCCGGCCGCGGGAACGGTGGCCCGCGATGCTGCGTCTCCGGGGGCAGACGGAGAGGGCCGGGCCGGGGGACGACCGGACGGCGGCGAAAGGGGCGGGGCGGTGCGGGAACGCCGAGGGGCGGGAGCGGGGCTGGTGGCCCTCGCGGTGGGGCTGCCACTGCTCGTGGCCGCGATCGTCATGGCGGTCGTGTTCACCGGTACCGGTGTCGTGGGGCGCAGCCCGCTGCACCGGGCGGTGGACCGGTACCTCGAAGCGGTGGGCGGTGGGGGAGCCGCACCGGCCGCCGGACCGGGAAGCGGGTGCCCTGACGGCGCCCCGGACCCCGCGGACGCCTTGCGGGGCCTCGCACCGCGCTTCGGGCACCACATCGTGTCGTCCACCGAGAGCGGCGACAGCGCCGCCGTCAACGTGGACCTCGTCCCGGCCGGCGGCGACCCGGCCGGCGGCGACCCGGTCGCGGTGCTCCTGGAACTGCGCCGTACCGGGGACCGCTGGGACGTCTGCGCGGCCTCCGCCGGCCGCATGGCGGTCGACCCGTTCTGAGTTCCGGGTTCCGAGTGGCGGGACCGGACCGGCGGGTGGCTCAGGAGTCCCGGCCCCGCTCCAGTACGCCGCGTACGAAGGCCGCCTGGCCGGCGTGCTGGAGGTCGTCGGCGAGCACGCTGACCAGGCGCACGCCGAGGGTGACCGGCGGGTCCCAGCGCTCGTCGACCACCCGGTCCAGGTCGGCGGCCGCGAGCCCCCGGACGAAGCCCAGGCTCTGCTCGTGCACCGCGTCGAAGTAGCCCAGGAGCAGCTCGCCCGAGTCGACCCGGACCGTGCCCGCCTGCCGTGCCGAGTGGCCGTAGCCGGTGGACCCGGCGGGCAGCGGCAGGTCGAACCGGTCCGCCCAGCCCCCGGCCTGCCACACCTGCTCAAGGCCCGCCGCGGCCGCGATGTGGTCGTCCTGGATCCGGGTCAGGTGCCAGACCAGCCAGGTGATCGAGTTCGCCGCCGGGTCGACGCGGGCGGCCAGCAGTTCCGCCGGCACCCCGTCCACGGCCTCGTACACGACCTCCCGGATCCGACCGAAACCGTCCGCGATGACGTCCGTAGCCTTCATGCACCCACCATGCAAGGCCCGGCGGCCCGCCCGGCGCGAACGACACGCGGGGGCGGGCCGCCGGGCCGGCGGTCACGGGGTCAGCCGACGGCGTCGGCCTTCTCGGGCTCGGCGGTCCGGGCCGGTTCGGCTGCGGCGGGCCGCCCGGGGGCTGCCGCGACGGGTCCCCTGCCGCCGCGCAGGCCGAGCCAGCCGATCAGCCCGACCAGGGCGAAGGCGGCGGCGCCGATCACGAATGTGAGGGTGAACCCGGACTCGGCGGGCAGCGGGGGTACCCCTGCGGGGAGGTGCTCGATGGTCTTGGAGGCCAGGATCGTGGTGACGACGGCGCTGCCGATCGCGCTGCCCGTCGAGCGGGAGATCGAGTTGATGCCGTTGGCGATGCCGCTCTGGTGCGGCGGGACGCTGGACATGATCACGGCGGGCATGGCGGCGTAGCCGAAGCTGACGGCCGCACCGACGACCAGGCCGGAGCCGATCACCGAGAACGCGTGGCTGTGGTCCACCGCGAGCCAGGCGAAGCCGACCGCGCCCAGCACGGCAGCCATGCCCAGGGCCACGCGCGGACCGCGGTGGCGCACGATCTGGCCGCCGACGGGCGAGGCCAGCAACGAGACGATCGCGCTGGGCAGCAGGAACTGCACGGAGGCGCGCAGGATCGAGGCGTCGAAGCCGTAGCCGGTGAGCGCCTCGGGCATCTGCACCAGGTACGACACGCCGAGGAAGCTCGCGAACATGCCGAAGCCGACGAAGAGGCCGGCCAGGTTGGCCATGAGCACCGGGCGGTGCACGAACATCTTCATGTCGACCAGGGGCTCGCGGACCTTTAGCTCGGTCACCACCCAGACGGCGGCCATGACGGCGGCGCCGGCGAAGCTGCCGAGCGTACGGCCGGAGGTCCAACCCCACTCGTGGCCCTGCGAGATCGCCAGCAGGAGCAGCAGCAGCGCGGCACCGAGGGTCAGGGCGCCGAGGAAGTCGGTGCGCCCGCCCGTCTTGGTGCGGGTGGCGGGAACCAGGAGGACCACGGCGAGCAGGGCGAGGACCGCGAGGCCGGTCGCCATCCAGAAGGCGTTGCGGTAGTCCGCGTCGGGTCCCGAGGTGAGCAGGCCGGTGGCCACGAGCGCGAGGCCGCTGCCGAACGCGAGCGTGCCGCTGACCAGTGCCATCGCACCGGGCAGCTTCTGCGGGCGGACCTCTTCACGCAGCACCGAGAGCGCGAGCGGGAAGATCGCGGTGGCGGCGCCCTGGAGGACGCGGCCCAGGATCAGCAGCGGGAGCGAAGAGGCCAGCGCCGTGAGGACGGAGCCCGCGACCATCACGCCGAGGACGGCCACCAGGGTGGGCTTCTTGCCGTGCTGGTCGCCGAACCGGCCGAGGAGCGGCGTGAAGACCGCCGCCGACAGCAGGGTGGCGGTGGTCACCCAGCTCACGTTCGCGGTCGAGGTGCCGAGATCGTCGCGGATCAGGCCGAGGATGGGGACCGGCAGGGTCTGCATCATCGACACGACCATCGCGGCGAGGCTCAGGGCGAAGACGATGACCGTCTCGTTGCGCTGCCCGGAGGCAGGGGCGGCTGCGGATGGGGTGCTCATGGCGGGGGGACCTTCTTCGTGTTTCGGAGCTGAGGAGCTTCGGAACCCAGATGTTTGATGTCATCAAGTAACTCGATCGAAGGTAGAGGTCGATATTTCAGGTAGTCAAGTAAACAATTGATAATGTGAACCATCCTGAGTACGCTCCAGTCATGAGCGAGACCGCCACCCACCCCACGAAGGTCCAGCTGCTGGAGCTGCTCGCCGCCATCGGCACCGCCCAGTGGCGCGAGTTCGCCGCGGCCGCGGCCCAGTACGGCCTCACCCCCACCCAGGCCCGGGTCCTCGCCCAGCTGGACGGCCCGGTGCCCATGCGCGGCCTCGCCGCCCTGCTGGTCTGCGACGCGTCCAACGTGACCGGCATCGTGGACCGCCTGGAGGCCCGCGAGCTCGTGCGCCGGGAGGCGTCCCCCGCCGACCGCCGCGTCAAGAACGTGGTGGCCACCGAGGCCGGCCGGGACGTCATCCGCCGGGTACGGCAGGAGACGCAGTCGGCGCACGGCGCGCTCGACACCCTCGACGAGACCGAGTGCGCGACGCTCTACGCCCTGCTGGCCCGCCTGCGGCCGTCGATGGAGAAGAGCTAGTCTCGACCTCCGTGGACACCCTTCAGAAGATCAACGACGTGCCCGTCCTGATGTGCGGGGCCGAGGGCGAGACCATCGCGGGTGAACGCGAGGCCCTGGACTGCATCGGCAACGCCTCCTACCAGGGCGCCGAGTGGGCGGTCATCCCGGTCGAGCGCTTCGACGAGGCGTTCTTCCGGCTGAGCACCCGGGTCGCGGGCGAGATCATCCAGAAGTTCGTCCAGTACCGGATGGGCATCGTCGTCCTCGGCGACATCTCCCGCCACACGGCGGCCAGCACGGCGCTGCGGGACTTCGTCCGCGAGTGCAACCGGGGCCGCCAGACGTGGTTCCTCGCCGACGCCGAGGAACTGCGTGCCCGGCTGACCGGGACCGGGGCGTGACCGGCGGCGACGTCCGCGTCCTGCGCGCGGCCGACCGCCCCGCCACGGTGTGGAAGAACGGCGGGGGAGTCACCCGGGAGATCGCCGCCTGGCCCGCGGACGCCGACATGGACTCGTTCCGGTGGCGGGCGAGTCTGGCCGAGGTGGCCGCGGACGGCCCCTTCTCGGCCTTCCCCGGGATCGACCGCACCCTCACCCTCGCCGAGGGCGCGGGCATGGACCTCGCCGTGGGCGGCGCGCACCGGCTCGTGGCCGAACGTTTCGCACCGCAGGACTTCGCGGGGGACGAGCCGACCGACTGCCGGCTCGTCTCCGGCCCCGTCGTGAACTTCAACGTGATGTACCGCCGCGGCGCGGCGACGGCCGAGACGGCCGTCGTACGGGGCCGGCTCACCCTGGCCGCCGAACCCGGCGAGACCCTGCTGGTGGTCGCCCTGGACGGCCCGGCGACGCTCGAAGCGGCGTGGGGCCCGGGCCACGCCCTGGGCCCCTACGACGCTGCCCTCGCGCGGGGTCCGTTCACCGGACGCCTACGGACCGACGGCCGCGCGGCCGTGGTCCGCCTGCGGTAGCCGGTCACCCGTGCGTCGAGCGGTACGTGGCGGAGCCGCCGGTGTCCGCGACGACCGTCGGGCAGACGCCACAGGCCGCCGCCCCGCGCTGTGCGAACCAGCGGCAGTCGCGGCGGATGCCGCAGACCGGCAGTGCCCCGCCGTCCTGCGCCACGTCCGTGCCGTCCGTGGCGTCCGGGTCGTCGAGGATGTGGTCGATGACGCCGCAGGCGGTCCCGGTCCACTGCGCGCAGGCGGCTTCCGCGCAGGGTTCCGTGAACCGGTAGCGCATCTCGGGGCGGCCCGCGGCGTCGAGCCGGTCGGCGAAGGCCCGGTCGACGAACACGGGCTCGGGCAGGTAGGCCAGGCGTCCGCCGCCGGTCATCACGCCCAGCAGCGCGGAGCCTTCGCGGCAGACACCGCTGGGACAGCTGCGCGGCCCCGCCCGCCGCTCCTCGCCGCCGCCGGCCATCGGGCTCATCGCCGGATTCCGGCCTCTTCCTCGGCGAACCTCTGGAGGTCCTGCACCAGTACCTCCCGGGGCAGGCCGTGCCACCAGACCTTCGGGTTCAGCCGCACGGCGACGGCGTC includes these proteins:
- a CDS encoding DUF4180 domain-containing protein: MDTLQKINDVPVLMCGAEGETIAGEREALDCIGNASYQGAEWAVIPVERFDEAFFRLSTRVAGEIIQKFVQYRMGIVVLGDISRHTAASTALRDFVRECNRGRQTWFLADAEELRARLTGTGA
- a CDS encoding MFS transporter — its product is MSTPSAAAPASGQRNETVIVFALSLAAMVVSMMQTLPVPILGLIRDDLGTSTANVSWVTTATLLSAAVFTPLLGRFGDQHGKKPTLVAVLGVMVAGSVLTALASSLPLLILGRVLQGAATAIFPLALSVLREEVRPQKLPGAMALVSGTLAFGSGLALVATGLLTSGPDADYRNAFWMATGLAVLALLAVVLLVPATRTKTGGRTDFLGALTLGAALLLLLLAISQGHEWGWTSGRTLGSFAGAAVMAAVWVVTELKVREPLVDMKMFVHRPVLMANLAGLFVGFGMFASFLGVSYLVQMPEALTGYGFDASILRASVQFLLPSAIVSLLASPVGGQIVRHRGPRVALGMAAVLGAVGFAWLAVDHSHAFSVIGSGLVVGAAVSFGYAAMPAVIMSSVPPHQSGIANGINSISRSTGSAIGSAVVTTILASKTIEHLPAGVPPLPAESGFTLTFVIGAAAFALVGLIGWLGLRGGRGPVAAAPGRPAAAEPARTAEPEKADAVG
- a CDS encoding NADPH-dependent F420 reductase produces the protein MKIGIIGAGNIGGNLTRRLTALGHEVAVANSRGPETLTALVEETGATAVTVAEAARGAEIVVVTIPFKNVPDLPAGLFDGAVPGFAVIDTGNYYPRQRDGRIAGVEDAGLTESRWTEKQLGHPVIKAFNGTYAQDILDRHRPAGAADRIALPVAGDDEAAKKAVRDLIEELGFDTVDSGGLDDSWRQQPDTPVYGLREGVEGVTRALAEASPERPEGFRG
- a CDS encoding HutD/Ves family protein, giving the protein MTGGDVRVLRAADRPATVWKNGGGVTREIAAWPADADMDSFRWRASLAEVAADGPFSAFPGIDRTLTLAEGAGMDLAVGGAHRLVAERFAPQDFAGDEPTDCRLVSGPVVNFNVMYRRGAATAETAVVRGRLTLAAEPGETLLVVALDGPATLEAAWGPGHALGPYDAALARGPFTGRLRTDGRAAVVRLR
- a CDS encoding mycothiol transferase, encoding MKATDVIADGFGRIREVVYEAVDGVPAELLAARVDPAANSITWLVWHLTRIQDDHIAAAAGLEQVWQAGGWADRFDLPLPAGSTGYGHSARQAGTVRVDSGELLLGYFDAVHEQSLGFVRGLAAADLDRVVDERWDPPVTLGVRLVSVLADDLQHAGQAAFVRGVLERGRDS
- a CDS encoding MarR family winged helix-turn-helix transcriptional regulator, with translation MSETATHPTKVQLLELLAAIGTAQWREFAAAAAQYGLTPTQARVLAQLDGPVPMRGLAALLVCDASNVTGIVDRLEARELVRREASPADRRVKNVVATEAGRDVIRRVRQETQSAHGALDTLDETECATLYALLARLRPSMEKS